A stretch of Sphingobium yanoikuyae DNA encodes these proteins:
- a CDS encoding PepSY domain-containing protein codes for MNSDDGSLGRNRRPPDPTALMQEVEWNMGSKRTLTVVAGVGAAALAIAGVAIAQNHEANENRIIGKHSERDIPLAQVPEAAMNAARAQLASISKAEQVTRKADGSTLYEIKGKNSDGKTIELFVTPEGQVLGRE; via the coding sequence TTGAACTCGGACGACGGCTCATTGGGCCGTAACCGCCGCCCGCCCGACCCCACGGCCCTTATGCAGGAAGTGGAATGGAACATGGGTAGCAAACGAACTCTCACTGTTGTCGCAGGCGTGGGCGCGGCCGCGCTGGCGATCGCGGGCGTGGCGATCGCGCAAAACCACGAGGCGAACGAAAACCGGATAATCGGCAAGCACAGCGAACGAGACATCCCGCTTGCTCAGGTGCCCGAGGCCGCGATGAACGCGGCACGCGCGCAACTCGCGTCAATAAGCAAAGCGGAGCAAGTCACCCGAAAGGCGGACGGAAGCACGCTCTATGAAATCAAGGGCAAGAACAGCGACGGAAAGACGATCGAACTGTTCGTCACGCCCGAAGGCCAGGTGCTCGGCCGCGAATGA
- a CDS encoding superoxide dismutase, whose protein sequence is MTINEASAQTPAAAPAAVPAFAGNHQVKPLRFNPARLHGLSERLITSHHENNYAGSVKALNMIETRLAAALADTDLPPVVYGGLKREELHRTGSVVLHEVYFDGLGGNGQAAGSIRDALGAAFGSFDRWEADFRRTGMSLAGGSGWCVLVYNLHTRSLHNHWAWDHMHGAIAGVPLLALDMYEHSFHMDYGTAAAKYVDAFFRNIDWEVVDRRYAAALRGGG, encoded by the coding sequence ATGACTATCAACGAAGCCTCTGCGCAGACGCCGGCCGCAGCGCCGGCGGCTGTCCCCGCCTTTGCCGGAAATCATCAGGTCAAGCCGCTCAGGTTCAATCCCGCCAGGCTTCACGGCCTCTCCGAAAGGCTGATCACATCGCACCACGAGAACAATTATGCGGGCTCGGTCAAGGCCCTGAATATGATCGAGACACGACTTGCCGCCGCGCTCGCTGACACGGACCTGCCGCCGGTGGTCTATGGCGGATTGAAGCGCGAGGAGCTGCACCGCACCGGCTCGGTCGTGCTCCATGAGGTCTATTTCGACGGGCTCGGCGGCAACGGCCAGGCAGCCGGTTCCATCCGCGACGCGCTGGGCGCGGCGTTCGGCTCGTTCGACCGCTGGGAAGCCGACTTCCGCCGTACCGGGATGAGCCTTGCCGGCGGATCGGGCTGGTGCGTGCTCGTCTACAATCTCCACACGCGCTCGCTGCACAACCATTGGGCGTGGGATCATATGCACGGTGCGATTGCCGGCGTGCCGCTGCTCGCGCTCGATATGTACGAGCACAGTTTCCACATGGATTACGGCACCGCCGCCGCCAAATATGTCGACGCCTTCTTCCGCAACATCGACTGGGAAGTGGTCGACCGGCGCTATGCCGCGGCTTTGCGCGGCGGCGGCTGA
- a CDS encoding Rap1a/Tai family immunity protein, with protein MRPRRWILLCAALAALPDSAIGQTEPASATGSALFVSCQANEPRCGAYLQGVLDMMIVARKAECRAPRYDRSALRAAYLRWAEQNSYFMSVHMVAGAERSLAKAWPCQ; from the coding sequence ATGCGGCCAAGGCGATGGATATTGTTATGCGCCGCTTTGGCCGCCCTGCCTGATAGTGCGATCGGCCAAACCGAACCCGCGTCGGCGACGGGCTCGGCGTTGTTCGTAAGCTGTCAAGCGAATGAGCCGCGATGCGGCGCTTACCTCCAAGGCGTGCTCGACATGATGATCGTCGCGCGAAAAGCGGAATGCCGCGCTCCACGCTATGACCGATCGGCGCTGCGCGCGGCATATTTACGCTGGGCGGAGCAGAATAGCTATTTTATGAGTGTTCATATGGTGGCCGGAGCTGAACGCTCGTTAGCGAAGGCTTGGCCATGTCAGTAG
- a CDS encoding MerR family transcriptional regulator: MEQQVGILRAQLARKTGCNLETIRYYEKVGLLPGPPRSSNGYRVYSPELVQRLQFILRARDLGYAMDEIRSLLSLTDTGAQTCAEVMARTELHLEDVRRRIADLQKIEVTLATTLARCTGDDVAECPILEALQFLPHQGN; this comes from the coding sequence ATGGAGCAACAGGTCGGCATCTTGCGTGCCCAGCTTGCCCGGAAAACAGGCTGCAATCTCGAAACCATCCGCTATTACGAGAAGGTGGGATTGCTGCCGGGGCCGCCTCGCAGTTCCAACGGCTACCGCGTCTATTCGCCGGAACTGGTGCAAAGGTTGCAGTTCATCCTGCGCGCGCGCGACCTTGGCTATGCAATGGATGAGATACGGTCATTGTTGTCGCTCACCGATACCGGTGCACAAACCTGCGCGGAGGTTATGGCGAGAACCGAACTCCACCTTGAAGATGTCCGCCGCCGCATTGCAGATTTGCAGAAGATAGAGGTGACGCTGGCGACCACGTTAGCCAGATGCACTGGAGATGACGTTGCCGAATGTCCCATCCTGGAAGCACTCCAGTTTTTACCCCATCAAGGCAATTGA
- a CDS encoding Cj0069 family protein: MTSGPNIALLWRGQAAEWTHRFHEARQWPIMQALRALGATARPVLYRDEAVREIRDELLSCDAVLVWVNPLDISGDRSQLDPMLREVAGCGVVVSAHPDVIAKIGVKEVLYTTRSMEWGSDVNRYVDAEGLRARFPEHLAAGPRVLKPNYGNGGRNVWRVQLDEAGNAPALKTSVKVQEARQGSKSERISLAECLERWVPFLNDGGVLIDQAYQPQSSEGMVRCYVCGHRVVGFGHNLITALMTPTAIDTTSSTPQPMGRAMFGPEVTRFAALRKAMEDRWIPEMQRLLSIADHDLPLLWDADFLFRLGEAISDGSYALCEINASSVAPFPPSAVQPVAAAAIGRALAIRLTKETSNPH, encoded by the coding sequence ATGACATCCGGCCCGAACATCGCTCTTCTTTGGCGTGGGCAAGCAGCCGAGTGGACGCATCGCTTTCATGAAGCCCGGCAGTGGCCGATAATGCAGGCCTTGCGGGCGCTCGGGGCGACCGCAAGGCCTGTACTGTACAGGGACGAGGCGGTTCGCGAGATTCGGGACGAGCTGCTGTCGTGCGACGCAGTGCTGGTCTGGGTGAATCCGTTGGACATTTCAGGCGACCGCTCGCAGCTCGATCCAATGCTGCGCGAAGTCGCGGGGTGCGGCGTTGTCGTCAGCGCGCATCCTGACGTGATCGCCAAAATCGGCGTCAAGGAAGTGCTCTACACAACGCGATCCATGGAATGGGGCAGCGATGTCAATCGATACGTGGACGCTGAAGGCCTTCGCGCTCGTTTCCCCGAACATCTTGCCGCAGGCCCGCGCGTGCTGAAGCCGAACTACGGCAACGGCGGCAGGAATGTATGGCGTGTCCAACTAGACGAAGCGGGAAACGCTCCGGCTTTGAAAACGTCGGTGAAAGTTCAAGAGGCCCGCCAAGGAAGCAAATCGGAGCGCATCAGCCTAGCCGAGTGCTTGGAAAGGTGGGTGCCGTTTCTAAACGACGGCGGCGTGCTGATCGATCAGGCTTATCAGCCGCAGTCGTCCGAGGGCATGGTCCGCTGCTACGTGTGCGGGCACCGAGTGGTTGGCTTTGGGCACAACCTGATCACTGCGCTGATGACGCCAACGGCCATTGATACAACGTCGTCAACCCCACAGCCGATGGGCCGCGCCATGTTCGGACCGGAGGTGACGCGCTTCGCAGCCTTACGGAAAGCGATGGAGGATCGCTGGATTCCAGAGATGCAAAGGTTGCTGTCGATCGCCGACCACGATCTTCCGCTTCTTTGGGACGCCGACTTCCTATTTCGCCTTGGTGAAGCCATCAGCGATGGCTCCTATGCGCTTTGCGAGATCAATGCTAGTTCGGTTGCACCATTTCCGCCAAGCGCCGTCCAGCCAGTCGCCGCAGCGGCAATCGGTCGCGCTCTTGCCATTCGTTTGACGAAGGAGACCTCCAATCCTCATTGA
- a CDS encoding DUF1259 domain-containing protein codes for MLKKTIALGFASLLLASPAWAAPDWSAVDRAIGRAGAEQPGGVHRYSFPRSDLSVTLDGVTIKPSLALGSWAAFQPMGDEAMVMGDLVLTHDEVNPVLSRLLASGFTITALHNHLLRPSPATMYMHIAGHGDPVKLAAALRQALSASRTPLAAPQSPSASAAASRLDLDVAALNRLMGGEGKTAGGILQYSFPRAERLMDGDMETPPTMGTATAINFQPTGDGRAAITGDFVLVANEVDPVLRVLRTNGIEVTALHNHMLNDEPRLFFMHFWANDDAAKLARGLRAALDRMNNQRS; via the coding sequence ATGCTGAAAAAGACCATCGCCTTGGGATTCGCCAGCCTCCTGCTGGCAAGCCCGGCATGGGCAGCGCCGGACTGGTCGGCTGTCGACCGGGCGATAGGACGAGCGGGGGCCGAACAGCCGGGGGGCGTTCACCGCTACAGCTTCCCGCGTTCGGACCTGAGCGTCACGCTGGATGGGGTGACGATCAAGCCCTCCCTCGCGCTCGGCTCTTGGGCGGCGTTTCAGCCGATGGGCGACGAGGCGATGGTGATGGGCGATCTCGTGCTGACCCACGACGAGGTGAACCCCGTTTTGAGCCGCCTGCTCGCAAGCGGTTTTACGATCACCGCGCTCCACAATCACCTGCTCCGCCCTTCGCCTGCGACCATGTACATGCACATTGCCGGCCACGGCGACCCGGTGAAGCTCGCGGCCGCGCTCCGGCAAGCGCTATCAGCCAGTCGGACCCCGCTCGCCGCGCCGCAATCGCCTTCGGCCAGCGCAGCCGCATCGCGGCTCGACCTCGATGTGGCCGCGCTCAACCGGTTGATGGGCGGTGAGGGCAAGACGGCCGGTGGCATCCTCCAATACAGCTTTCCGCGCGCCGAGCGGCTGATGGACGGCGATATGGAGACTCCGCCGACGATGGGCACGGCGACCGCGATCAACTTTCAGCCAACCGGGGACGGCCGAGCCGCCATCACCGGCGATTTCGTACTTGTCGCAAACGAGGTCGATCCGGTCCTGCGCGTGCTGCGGACGAACGGGATCGAGGTCACGGCGCTGCATAATCATATGCTAAACGACGAGCCGCGGCTGTTCTTCATGCACTTCTGGGCCAACGACGACGCAGCCAAGCTCGCCCGTGGGCTGCGCGCGGCGCTCGACAGGATGAACAATCAGAGGAGTTGA
- a CDS encoding mercuric transporter MerT family protein, which yields MVSTPEAGQPALTENHEPKQANWVAAGALIGAGLASACCVVPLLLVMLGISGAWIANLTALEPYKPYVAGVTLALLGYGFWHVYFKPKPPCEDGSYCARPQSAWTTKAVLWLGLAVAILALTIDWWAPWFY from the coding sequence ATGGTCTCAACGCCGGAAGCGGGACAGCCAGCCCTCACCGAAAACCACGAGCCGAAGCAGGCAAACTGGGTTGCGGCGGGCGCATTGATCGGCGCGGGGCTCGCCTCGGCTTGCTGCGTCGTCCCGCTACTGTTGGTTATGCTCGGAATTTCCGGCGCGTGGATCGCCAACCTGACGGCGCTCGAACCTTACAAGCCCTATGTCGCAGGCGTAACGCTCGCGCTGCTCGGCTACGGCTTCTGGCATGTCTATTTCAAGCCGAAACCGCCCTGTGAAGACGGTTCCTACTGCGCTCGTCCACAATCGGCTTGGACCACCAAGGCGGTGCTGTGGCTGGGCCTTGCCGTCGCCATCCTGGCGCTCACCATCGACTGGTGGGCACCCTGGTTCTATTGA
- a CDS encoding chromate resistance protein ChrB domain-containing protein, with amino-acid sequence MTNTQASPWLLLIPQLPAKPAYLRVKVWRRLQAIGAAPLKNAVHALPNREDTRALFEELHREITENGGEALILEARLVGGMGDAELRGVFDAARDADYEELAREARALCEGEYVAAADVGRLRKRLNEVAAIDFFGAHGRQAAQAAITEADRRSHQHPDVSGPGAPELTPAELKRRVWVTRRHVHVDRIASAWLIRRFIDPEASFKFVEGKGYVPEPDELRFDMADAEFTHEGDRCSFETLVFLTGLETDPALRALGEIVHDLDIADARFERPETPGVSALIAGICAGTDDDEERIARGSTALDGFYAHFTRRKED; translated from the coding sequence ATGACAAACACACAAGCTTCCCCTTGGTTGCTCCTGATCCCGCAGCTTCCGGCTAAGCCTGCCTATTTGCGGGTGAAGGTCTGGCGGCGTTTGCAGGCGATCGGGGCCGCGCCGCTCAAGAACGCCGTCCATGCGCTCCCCAATCGCGAGGACACGCGCGCGCTGTTCGAAGAACTGCATCGCGAGATCACCGAAAATGGCGGCGAGGCGCTGATCCTCGAAGCGCGCCTTGTCGGCGGCATGGGCGATGCGGAGCTGCGCGGAGTGTTCGACGCTGCGCGTGACGCCGACTATGAGGAGTTGGCACGCGAGGCGCGCGCGCTGTGTGAGGGCGAGTATGTCGCGGCGGCGGATGTGGGCCGCCTGCGCAAACGCCTGAACGAGGTCGCCGCGATCGACTTTTTCGGTGCGCATGGTCGGCAGGCGGCACAGGCCGCCATCACCGAGGCGGACCGCCGCTCTCACCAACATCCCGATGTGAGCGGCCCCGGTGCGCCCGAGCTGACCCCGGCGGAGCTAAAGCGCCGCGTTTGGGTGACGCGCCGCCATGTCCATGTCGATCGCATCGCGTCCGCCTGGCTCATTCGCCGCTTCATCGACCCCGAGGCGAGCTTCAAGTTCGTCGAGGGCAAAGGATATGTGCCGGAGCCTGACGAACTGAGGTTCGACATGGCGGACGCTGAGTTCACCCACGAAGGCGACCGCTGCTCCTTCGAGACCTTGGTGTTCCTCACCGGTCTCGAGACCGACCCCGCGCTGCGGGCGCTCGGCGAAATTGTTCACGACCTTGATATTGCCGATGCTCGGTTCGAGCGCCCGGAAACTCCGGGAGTGAGCGCGCTTATCGCCGGCATCTGTGCCGGCACCGACGACGACGAGGAGCGGATCGCGCGCGGATCGACCGCGCTCGACGGATTCTATGCTCACTTCACCCGGCGAAAAGAGGACTAA
- a CDS encoding heavy-metal-associated domain-containing protein codes for MKKTVCIAMAVLAMAGGGVAYAVSGTAQDRPAATATAQKQTTFAIENMTCATCPITVKKAMEGVAGVTAVTVDFAAKTARATYNPRRTNAAAIAAASTNAGYPARAIQN; via the coding sequence ATGAAAAAGACAGTATGTATCGCTATGGCCGTGCTGGCTATGGCTGGCGGCGGGGTCGCCTATGCAGTTAGTGGCACGGCGCAAGATCGCCCCGCGGCTACCGCAACCGCTCAGAAGCAAACCACCTTTGCCATAGAGAACATGACCTGCGCCACCTGCCCGATCACCGTGAAGAAGGCGATGGAAGGCGTCGCCGGGGTAACGGCGGTCACGGTCGATTTCGCAGCCAAGACCGCGCGCGCAACCTATAACCCGCGCCGCACCAATGCTGCTGCGATTGCCGCTGCATCAACCAACGCGGGTTATCCGGCGCGCGCTATTCAAAACTGA
- the merA gene encoding mercury(II) reductase, producing the protein MNDCCNRPGQEGFDVAVIGAGSAGYSAAIAAADLGAKVALVGHGTIGGTCVNVGCVPSKTLIRAAEAVHGGLAAARFPGLGGAVQMDDWSVLAASKDDLVTTLRQKKYVDLLPAYDGVSYIEGKARFADGALIVGDAPMKVGKVILAMGAHAAVPPIPGMDSVPYLTSTSALALDRLPKSLLVIGGGVIGVELGQMFSRLGVDVTICCRSRLLPEMDPEVSAALKNYLEAEGVRVCAGVGYQRIAQTQSGVELTCEGHCDTVAAEQVLIATGRRPNSDGLGLEERGIVLARNGGIVVDDHLETSVPGIYAAGDVTGRDQFVYMAAYGAKLAARNAVTGNQYRYDNSSMPSVVFTDPQVASAGLTETTARAQGLDIKVSLLPLDAVPRALAARDTRGLIKLIADKANDRLLGGQIMAPEGADSIQTLVLAIKHGMTTLELGATIFPYLTTVEGLKLAAQTFDKDVAKLSCCAG; encoded by the coding sequence ATGAACGACTGTTGCAACCGCCCCGGGCAGGAAGGATTTGACGTGGCCGTCATCGGCGCGGGTTCTGCCGGGTACTCCGCCGCGATCGCCGCTGCCGATCTGGGCGCGAAAGTGGCGCTCGTCGGTCACGGCACGATTGGCGGCACCTGTGTCAATGTTGGCTGCGTTCCTTCCAAGACGCTGATCCGCGCCGCCGAAGCGGTGCATGGTGGGCTTGCCGCCGCGCGCTTTCCCGGCCTTGGGGGCGCTGTCCAGATGGATGACTGGTCCGTATTGGCGGCGTCGAAGGACGATCTTGTCACGACGCTGCGCCAAAAAAAATATGTCGATCTGCTGCCCGCCTATGACGGTGTGAGCTATATCGAGGGCAAGGCACGCTTTGCCGATGGTGCGCTGATTGTCGGCGATGCGCCCATGAAGGTCGGCAAGGTCATATTGGCGATGGGTGCGCACGCCGCCGTGCCGCCGATTCCGGGGATGGACAGCGTGCCCTACCTAACCAGCACATCGGCGCTGGCGCTGGATCGCTTGCCCAAATCGCTGCTGGTGATCGGTGGCGGGGTGATCGGGGTAGAACTGGGACAGATGTTTTCGCGTCTGGGCGTTGATGTCACCATCTGCTGCCGAAGCCGCCTGCTCCCCGAAATGGACCCGGAAGTGAGTGCCGCGCTGAAAAACTATTTGGAAGCCGAGGGCGTGCGGGTTTGCGCAGGTGTCGGCTATCAGCGTATCGCCCAAACACAGAGCGGGGTCGAATTGACCTGCGAGGGGCATTGTGACACCGTCGCGGCGGAACAGGTGCTCATCGCCACCGGACGCCGACCCAATAGCGACGGGCTTGGGCTGGAGGAGCGCGGCATAGTGCTTGCCCGTAATGGTGGAATCGTCGTCGATGACCACCTCGAAACGTCGGTTCCAGGCATTTACGCGGCGGGCGATGTAACGGGACGGGACCAGTTCGTCTACATGGCCGCCTATGGCGCAAAACTGGCCGCGCGCAACGCGGTGACGGGCAACCAATACCGCTACGACAATTCCTCCATGCCATCCGTCGTCTTCACCGACCCGCAAGTCGCCAGCGCCGGCCTCACTGAAACGACAGCACGGGCGCAAGGCCTGGACATCAAGGTTTCGCTGCTCCCGCTCGATGCTGTGCCAAGGGCACTGGCAGCACGCGATACGCGGGGTCTCATCAAACTGATTGCCGACAAGGCGAACGACCGTTTGCTGGGCGGCCAGATCATGGCACCCGAAGGCGCGGATTCGATCCAGACACTGGTGCTGGCGATCAAACACGGCATGACCACCCTGGAATTGGGTGCAACGATATTTCCTTACCTGACCACTGTGGAAGGCCTCAAACTGGCGGCCCAAACGTTTGATAAGGATGTCGCCAAACTGTCTTGCTGCGCCGGGTGA
- the chrA gene encoding chromate efflux transporter, whose amino-acid sequence MEASARAEIAVETLHEHGISFGEAVRVWIRVALLSFGGPAGQIAVMHRILVEEKRWIGEERFLHALNYCMLLPGPEAQQLAVYIGWLLHKTKGGLVAGALFVLPGFLAILGLSYVYVLLGEVPLVEGLFFGLKAAVLAVVLQAVVRVGSRALKNNVMRGFAALAFVAIFVLDVPFPLIVLAAALIGFFSGRAGYAAFKGGGGHGPAGAEIIHDRDTALGEGLPDHARPNLSWSLRISGVLLLLWLGPVAALLFAFGPDDVFSRIATFFSQMAVVTFGGAYAVLAYVAQEAVETYGWLQPGEMLDGLGMAETTPGPLIMVTQFVGFLAAFREATGLPPLVAATFGAILTTWVTFLPCFLWIFAGAPFIERLRGNRALSAALSAITAAVVGVILNLAVWFGIHTLFEQVREVPFAAGTIDLPVLTSVNWPALALAVGAILAMFRFKAGMLPVLGVCSVLGAAYVMII is encoded by the coding sequence ATGGAGGCCAGCGCACGCGCTGAAATCGCAGTCGAGACGCTGCACGAGCACGGCATCAGCTTTGGCGAGGCGGTGCGCGTCTGGATCAGGGTCGCGCTGCTCAGCTTCGGCGGACCGGCGGGCCAGATAGCGGTGATGCATCGCATCCTGGTCGAGGAGAAGCGCTGGATCGGCGAGGAGCGGTTCCTCCACGCGCTCAACTATTGCATGCTGCTGCCCGGCCCTGAAGCGCAACAGCTAGCTGTCTATATTGGCTGGTTGCTCCATAAGACCAAGGGCGGCCTGGTCGCGGGCGCGCTATTCGTGCTGCCCGGCTTCCTCGCGATTTTAGGGCTCAGCTATGTCTATGTGCTGCTCGGCGAAGTGCCGCTGGTCGAGGGATTGTTCTTCGGATTGAAGGCCGCCGTGCTGGCGGTGGTGCTACAGGCGGTGGTCCGGGTGGGTTCGCGTGCCTTGAAGAACAACGTCATGCGCGGTTTTGCCGCGCTGGCGTTCGTCGCGATCTTCGTGCTCGACGTGCCCTTCCCGCTGATCGTGCTTGCCGCCGCGCTGATCGGCTTCTTCAGTGGCCGCGCTGGTTACGCCGCATTCAAGGGCGGCGGCGGACATGGTCCCGCCGGCGCTGAGATAATCCACGACCGCGACACCGCTCTTGGCGAGGGCCTTCCCGACCATGCCCGGCCGAACCTCTCTTGGTCGCTGCGCATCTCCGGCGTCCTGCTGCTGCTCTGGCTCGGGCCGGTCGCAGCGCTGCTGTTCGCGTTCGGCCCCGACGACGTGTTCAGCCGCATCGCCACCTTCTTCAGCCAGATGGCGGTGGTGACCTTCGGCGGCGCCTATGCGGTGCTCGCCTATGTCGCGCAGGAGGCAGTCGAGACCTATGGCTGGCTCCAGCCCGGCGAGATGCTCGACGGGCTCGGCATGGCCGAGACCACGCCCGGGCCGCTGATCATGGTGACGCAGTTCGTCGGCTTCCTCGCGGCCTTCCGCGAAGCGACCGGGCTGCCGCCGCTCGTCGCCGCGACCTTCGGCGCAATCCTCACCACCTGGGTTACCTTCCTGCCATGCTTCCTGTGGATCTTCGCCGGCGCGCCATTCATCGAGCGGCTGCGCGGCAACCGCGCATTGTCGGCCGCGCTTTCGGCGATCACCGCCGCAGTGGTCGGCGTGATCCTCAATCTGGCGGTCTGGTTTGGTATCCACACTCTGTTCGAGCAAGTCCGCGAAGTGCCGTTCGCAGCCGGCACCATCGATCTCCCAGTCCTAACGTCCGTCAACTGGCCGGCGCTGGCGCTCGCGGTGGGTGCGATACTCGCCATGTTCCGGTTCAAGGCCGGCATGCTGCCGGTGCTCGGCGTCTGCTCGGTCCTCGGGGCCGCATATGTAATGATCATCTGA
- a CDS encoding recombinase family protein gives MKGQRIGYVRVSTFDQNVDRQLDGQSLDRIFTDKASGKDINRPELDAMLAFAREGDTVVVHSMDRLARNLDDLRKLVQSLTKRGVRIEFVKESLAFSGEDSPMANLMLSVMGAFAEFERALIRERQREGIAVARQRGAYRGRKRSLSDEMVAELHRRVDDGERKAVIARDLGISRETLYQYLRAAT, from the coding sequence ATGAAAGGCCAGAGGATCGGTTACGTCCGGGTGAGCACATTCGATCAGAATGTCGATCGCCAGTTGGACGGGCAGTCGCTCGACCGGATTTTCACCGACAAGGCATCGGGCAAGGACATCAACCGCCCCGAACTCGATGCCATGCTCGCCTTCGCCCGCGAGGGTGACACCGTCGTGGTCCACAGCATGGATCGATTGGCGCGTAATCTCGACGATCTGCGCAAACTGGTTCAGTCCCTCACCAAAAGAGGCGTCCGGATCGAGTTCGTGAAGGAAAGCCTGGCCTTCTCGGGCGAGGATTCTCCGATGGCCAACCTGATGCTCTCGGTCATGGGTGCGTTCGCCGAATTCGAGCGCGCCCTGATCCGGGAGCGGCAGCGCGAAGGCATTGCGGTCGCCAGACAACGCGGTGCTTATCGCGGGCGGAAACGTTCCCTCTCCGACGAAATGGTCGCCGAGCTGCACCGCCGTGTTGATGACGGCGAGCGCAAGGCCGTCATCGCCCGTGACCTGGGGATCAGTCGCGAAACCCTCTACCAGTATCTCCGCGCTGCCACCTGA